From the genome of Perca fluviatilis chromosome 1, GENO_Pfluv_1.0, whole genome shotgun sequence, one region includes:
- the plk1 gene encoding serine/threonine-protein kinase PLK1 isoform X2, which yields MSAGIAKPANPSAHVDPKSAPLKEIPDVLVDPRTSRRYARGRFLGKGGFAKCYEITDMETKQVFAGKIVPKSLILKQHQREKMTSEIAIHKSLNHANVVGFHGFFEDDDFVFVVLEICRRRSLLELHKRRKAVTEPEARYYMTQLLKGVQYLHNNRVIHRDLKLGNIFLNDDMEVKIGDFGLATKIEFDGERKKTLCGTPNYIAPEVLCKKGHSYEVDVWSLGCILYTLLVGKPPFETSCLKETYNRIKKNNYTIPWHINPLASALIKRMLQADPTQRPTIAELQVDEYFTSGYIPTRLPTTCLTVPPRFSIAPSTAMELNQRRPLTAINNKGTEKGDMKDEPVQREPEPSENHLKDMLHQLNSIIAAKPSEKAVICQEEAEDPACIPIFWISKWVDYSDKYGLGYQLCDNSVGVLFNDYTRLIMYADGDSLQYIDKAAAESYLSVRSYPTTLNKKITLLKYFRNYMSEHLLKAGANMARRDGDELARLPYLSLWFRTKSAIVLHLTNGAVQINFFQDHTKLILCPLMGAVTYIDEKREFRTYKLSLLEEFGCSKELASRIRYAKLMVEKLLDSKPTAAAAT from the exons ATGAGTGCAGGTATCGCGAAGCCGGCGAATCCGTCGGCACATGTCGACCCAAAATCAGCTCCTCTTAAAGAAATCCCAGATGTCCTGGTTGACCCACGCACCTCGAGGAGATACGCGAGGGGAAGATTCCTCGGAAAAGGTGGTTTCGCCAAATGCTACGAAATTACAGATATGGAGACGAAGCAGGTTTTCGCTGGAAAAATCGTGCCCAAGTCTCTGATTCTGAAGCAGCACCAGAGGGAGAAGATGACCTCCGAAATCGCCATTCACAAGAGTCTCAACCACGCGAACGTCGTGGGTTTCCACGGGTTTTTCGAAGACGATGACTTTGTCTTTGTTGTTCTGGAAATCTGCAGGAGAAGG TCCTTGTTGGAGCTGCACAAGCGTCGTAAGGCTGTGACTGAGCCAGAAGCTCGCTACTACATGACCCAGCTGCTCAAGGGTGTCCAGTACCTGCACAACAACCGAGTCATCCACAGAGACCTGAAACTGGGCAACATCTTCCTTAATGATGACATGGAGGTCAAGATAG gGGACTTTGGTTTAGCCACTAAGATCGAGTTTGATGGCGAGAGGAAGAAGACCTTGTGTGGGACGCCCAACTACATCGCGCCCGAAGTGCTTTGTAAGAAAGGCCACAGCTACGAAGTGGACGTCTGGTCGCTCGGGTGCATACT GTACACTTTGTTGGTGGGTAAGCCCCCATTTGAGACGTCCTGTCTGAAGGAGACCTACAACCGCATTAAGAAGAACAACTACACCATCCCCTGG CACATCAACCCGTTGGCATCGGCGCTCATCAAGCGGATGCTGCAGGCGGATCCCACCCAACGGCCTACCATCGCTGAGCTCCAAGTGGACGAGTATTTTACGTCTGGCTACATCCCCACACGTCTGCCCACCACTTGTCTCACTGTGCCCCCCCGGTTCTCCATTGCCCCCTCCACAGCTATGGAGCTCAACCAGAGGCGCCCGCTGACTGCTATCAACAACAAAG GGACCGAGAAGGGGGACATGAAGGACGAGCCTGTGCAAAG GGAGCCTGAGCCATCCGAAAACCATCTGAAAGACATGCTGCATCAGCTCAACAGCATCATTGCTGCCAAGCCCTCTGAGAAGGCGGTCATCTGCCAAG AAGAGGCAGAGGATCCTGCATGTATTCCCATCTTCTGGATCAGCAAATGGGTCGACTACTCTGACAAATACGGACTAG GTTACCAGCTCTGTGACAACAGCGTGGGCGTGCTGTTCAACGACTACACGCGGCTGATCATGTACGCTGACGGAGACAGTCTGCAGTACATCGACAAGGCGGCGGCTGAATCCTACCTCAGCGTGCGCTCCTACCCTACCACTCTCAACAAGAAG ATAACATTGCTGAAATATTTCCGCAACTACATGAGCGAGCACCTGCTGAAGGCCGGCGCCAACATGGCTCGGCGGGATGGGGACGAGCTGGCGCGGCTGCCCTACCTCTCCCTCTGGTTCAGGACCAAGAGCGCCATCGTCCTGCACCTCACCAACGGCGCCGTTCAGATCAACTTCTTCCAG GACCACACCAAGCTGATCCTGTGCCCGCTGATGGGCGCCGTGACCTACATCGACGAGAAGCGAGAGTTCCGCACGTACAAGCTGTCCCTGCTGGAGGAGTTCGGCTGCAGCAAGGAGCTGGCCAGCCGCATTCGCTACGCCAAGCTCATGGTGGAGAAACTGCTGGACAGCAAGCCTACCGCCGCCGCCGCAACTTAG
- the plk1 gene encoding serine/threonine-protein kinase PLK1 isoform X1 encodes MSAGIAKPANPSAHVDPKSAPLKEIPDVLVDPRTSRRYARGRFLGKGGFAKCYEITDMETKQVFAGKIVPKSLILKQHQREKMTSEIAIHKSLNHANVVGFHGFFEDDDFVFVVLEICRRRSLLELHKRRKAVTEPEARYYMTQLLKGVQYLHNNRVIHRDLKLGNIFLNDDMEVKIGDFGLATKIEFDGERKKTLCGTPNYIAPEVLCKKGHSYEVDVWSLGCILYTLLVGKPPFETSCLKETYNRIKKNNYTIPWHINPLASALIKRMLQADPTQRPTIAELQVDEYFTSGYIPTRLPTTCLTVPPRFSIAPSTAMELNQRRPLTAINNKAGTEKGDMKDEPVQREPEPSENHLKDMLHQLNSIIAAKPSEKAVICQEEAEDPACIPIFWISKWVDYSDKYGLGYQLCDNSVGVLFNDYTRLIMYADGDSLQYIDKAAAESYLSVRSYPTTLNKKITLLKYFRNYMSEHLLKAGANMARRDGDELARLPYLSLWFRTKSAIVLHLTNGAVQINFFQDHTKLILCPLMGAVTYIDEKREFRTYKLSLLEEFGCSKELASRIRYAKLMVEKLLDSKPTAAAAT; translated from the exons ATGAGTGCAGGTATCGCGAAGCCGGCGAATCCGTCGGCACATGTCGACCCAAAATCAGCTCCTCTTAAAGAAATCCCAGATGTCCTGGTTGACCCACGCACCTCGAGGAGATACGCGAGGGGAAGATTCCTCGGAAAAGGTGGTTTCGCCAAATGCTACGAAATTACAGATATGGAGACGAAGCAGGTTTTCGCTGGAAAAATCGTGCCCAAGTCTCTGATTCTGAAGCAGCACCAGAGGGAGAAGATGACCTCCGAAATCGCCATTCACAAGAGTCTCAACCACGCGAACGTCGTGGGTTTCCACGGGTTTTTCGAAGACGATGACTTTGTCTTTGTTGTTCTGGAAATCTGCAGGAGAAGG TCCTTGTTGGAGCTGCACAAGCGTCGTAAGGCTGTGACTGAGCCAGAAGCTCGCTACTACATGACCCAGCTGCTCAAGGGTGTCCAGTACCTGCACAACAACCGAGTCATCCACAGAGACCTGAAACTGGGCAACATCTTCCTTAATGATGACATGGAGGTCAAGATAG gGGACTTTGGTTTAGCCACTAAGATCGAGTTTGATGGCGAGAGGAAGAAGACCTTGTGTGGGACGCCCAACTACATCGCGCCCGAAGTGCTTTGTAAGAAAGGCCACAGCTACGAAGTGGACGTCTGGTCGCTCGGGTGCATACT GTACACTTTGTTGGTGGGTAAGCCCCCATTTGAGACGTCCTGTCTGAAGGAGACCTACAACCGCATTAAGAAGAACAACTACACCATCCCCTGG CACATCAACCCGTTGGCATCGGCGCTCATCAAGCGGATGCTGCAGGCGGATCCCACCCAACGGCCTACCATCGCTGAGCTCCAAGTGGACGAGTATTTTACGTCTGGCTACATCCCCACACGTCTGCCCACCACTTGTCTCACTGTGCCCCCCCGGTTCTCCATTGCCCCCTCCACAGCTATGGAGCTCAACCAGAGGCGCCCGCTGACTGCTATCAACAACAAAG CAGGGACCGAGAAGGGGGACATGAAGGACGAGCCTGTGCAAAG GGAGCCTGAGCCATCCGAAAACCATCTGAAAGACATGCTGCATCAGCTCAACAGCATCATTGCTGCCAAGCCCTCTGAGAAGGCGGTCATCTGCCAAG AAGAGGCAGAGGATCCTGCATGTATTCCCATCTTCTGGATCAGCAAATGGGTCGACTACTCTGACAAATACGGACTAG GTTACCAGCTCTGTGACAACAGCGTGGGCGTGCTGTTCAACGACTACACGCGGCTGATCATGTACGCTGACGGAGACAGTCTGCAGTACATCGACAAGGCGGCGGCTGAATCCTACCTCAGCGTGCGCTCCTACCCTACCACTCTCAACAAGAAG ATAACATTGCTGAAATATTTCCGCAACTACATGAGCGAGCACCTGCTGAAGGCCGGCGCCAACATGGCTCGGCGGGATGGGGACGAGCTGGCGCGGCTGCCCTACCTCTCCCTCTGGTTCAGGACCAAGAGCGCCATCGTCCTGCACCTCACCAACGGCGCCGTTCAGATCAACTTCTTCCAG GACCACACCAAGCTGATCCTGTGCCCGCTGATGGGCGCCGTGACCTACATCGACGAGAAGCGAGAGTTCCGCACGTACAAGCTGTCCCTGCTGGAGGAGTTCGGCTGCAGCAAGGAGCTGGCCAGCCGCATTCGCTACGCCAAGCTCATGGTGGAGAAACTGCTGGACAGCAAGCCTACCGCCGCCGCCGCAACTTAG